One Miscanthus floridulus cultivar M001 chromosome 11, ASM1932011v1, whole genome shotgun sequence DNA window includes the following coding sequences:
- the LOC136492292 gene encoding uncharacterized protein, with protein MAAPSAALSVSGTAHTNTFVCRNNKLKSNRNRLHLAVPSSSENTNYCRKLTICRAQSEDSKGGGGFLAGFLIGGAIFGTLGYVFAPLISRTLGSLLDENGQDSESDETGLQRVPRRQGQYYDEGLEKTRQTLGDKISQLNLAIDKAASRLKRVTGNGENEALKDKTEVEPS; from the exons GTACGGCGCATACAAATACATTCGTCTGCAGGAACAACAAGCTAAAGTCAAACAGAAATCGTTTACATCTTGCAGTTCCTTCAAGTTCTGAGAATACAAATTATTGTAGAAAGTTAACCATCTGCAGAGCACAGAG TGAAGATTCTAAAGGTGGGGGAGGATTTTTGGCTGGGTTTCTTATAGGGGGAGCAATCTTTGGAACACTTGGATATGTCTTTGCTCCTCTG ATCAGCAGAACATTGGGTTCTTTGTTGGATGAAAATGGACAAGATAGCGAATCTGATGAAACTGGCCTCCAGAGGGTGCCAAGACGGCAGGGTCAATATTATGATGAAGGTTTAGAG AAAACTCGTCAAACTCTGGGCGACAAGATAAGCCAACTGAACTTGGCGATTGACAAAGCTGCCTCGCGGTTGAAACGCGTCACTGGCAACGGGGAAAATGAGGCTCTGAAAGACAAAACAGAAGTAGAACCATCCTAA
- the LOC136493177 gene encoding uncharacterized protein: MAPASSTEHAHVKHILHQFLKQQQLLQHRLEPAVMWGGPATAGAISRHVPEDVAEDDDALGGAWPPRSYTCAFCRREFKSAQALGGHMNVHRRDRARMREGHHGGSAAAQLQLGGAATSPATDEMPHATTAAAKYAVLYPILNSNAAGAVLIPSGDVLLSGPVALEPAHDRCHVSDDDEEEDTGVDLELRLWWP, from the coding sequence ATGGCGCCTGCCAGCAGCACAGAGCATGCACACGTAAAGCACATCTTGCACCAGTTCCTGAAGCAGCAACAGCTGCTGCAGCACCGGCTGGAGCCCGCCGTGATGTGGGGCGGGCCAGCGACGGCGGGAGCTATCAGTCGCCACGTGCCCGAGGACGTCGCGGAGGACGACGACGCGCTCGGCGGGGCGTGGCCGCCGCGCTCGTACACGTGCGCGTTCTGCCGCCGCGAGTTCAAGTCCGCGCAGGCACTGGGCGGGCACATGAACGTGCACCGCCGGGACCGCGCCAGGATGCGCGAAGGCCACCATGGCGGCAGCGCCGCGGCTCAGCTGCAGCTCGGAGGCGCCGCGACGTCGCCGGCCACGGACGAGATGCCCCACGCCACCACGGCCGCGGCGAAGTACGCGGTGCTGTACCCGATACTGAACTCCAATGCCGCCGGCGCGGTCCTCATTCCCAGCGGCGACGTGCTGCTCTCCGGGCCGGTGGCGCTGGAGCCCGCGCACGACCGGTGCCACGTGAGCGACGATGACGAGGAGGAAGACACGGGCGTCGACCTGGAGCTGCGCCTCTGGTGGCCGTGA